One window of the Prionailurus viverrinus isolate Anna unplaced genomic scaffold, UM_Priviv_1.0 scaffold_50, whole genome shotgun sequence genome contains the following:
- the SEMA6C gene encoding semaphorin-6C isoform X2 has translation MPRAPRFMPLLLLLLSLPHTQAAFPQDPLPLLTSDLQGTSPLSWFRGLEDDAVVAELGLDFQRFLTLNRTLLVAARDHVFSFDLQAQEAGEGLVPNKYLTWRSQDMENCVVRGKLTDECHNYIRVLVPWDSQTLLACGTNSFSPVCRSYGITSLQQEGEELSGQARCPFDATQSNVAIFAEGSLYSATAADFQASDAVVYRSLGPQPPLRSAKYDSKWLREPHFVHALEHGDHVYFFFREVSVEDARLGRVQFSRVARVCKRDMGGSPRALDRHWTSFLKLRLNCSVPGDSTFYFDVLQALTGPVNLYGRSALFGVFTTQTNSIPGSAVCAFYLDDIEHAFEGKFKEQRSLDGAWTPVSEDRVPSPRPGSCAGVGVAALFPSSRDLPDDVLTFIKAHPLLDPAVPPATHQPLLTLTSRALLTQLAVDGRAGPYGNTTVLFLGSEDGTVLKVLPPGGPSGGPEPILLEEINAYSPARCSGKRAAQTARRVIGLELDTEGHRLFVAFSGCIIYLPLSRCARHGACQRSCLASQDPYCGWHSSRGCVDIRGPGGTDVDPAGNQESTEHSDCQDGATGSQSGTGDSAYAGVRRDLPPASASLSVPIPLLLACAAAAFALGASVSGLLVSCACRRAHRRRSKDVETPGLPRPLSLRSLARLHGAGPEPPQSKDGDGAQPPQLYTTFLPPPEGVAPPELACLPTPESTPELPAKHLRHAGGPWEWNQNGNNAKEGQGRARGGNAAGGPAPRVLVRPPPPGCPGQAVEVTTLEELLRYLHGPQPPRKGAEPLAAAAFTSRALPPEPSPTPTLFAGPSLLPRECGPPLRLDVPPEGKCAAPSTRPALSAPAPRLGVGGGRRTPFPTHRAPPALLTRVPSGGPSRYCGGPGRHLLYLGRPEGYRGRALKRVDVEKPQLPPKPPLVAPSPPPAIPNGSHFHF, from the exons ATGCCCCGTGCCCCCCGCTTCATGCCcttgctgctcctgctgctctcACTTCCCCATACCCAGGCTGCCTTCCCCCAGGACCCCCTCCCTCTGCTGACCTCTGACCTGCAAG GGACTTCCCCATTATCCTGGTTCCGGGGCCTGGAGGATGATGCTGTGGTTGCCGAACTTGGGCTGGACTTTCAGAGATTCCTAACCTTGAACCGGACCTTGCTAGTGGCTGCCCG GGATCACGTTTTCTCCTTCGATCTTCAAgcccaggaggcaggggaggggctggtgcCCAACAAG TATCTAACATGGCGGAGCCAAGACATGGAGAACTGTGTTGTGCGGGGAAAGCTGACG GACGAGTGCCACAACTATATTCGTGTTCTTGTTCCCTGGGACTCCCAGACACTCCTTGCCTGTGGAACGAACTCATTCAGCCCCGTGTGCCGCAGCTATGGG ATAACTTCGCTGCAGCAGGAGGGTGAAGAGCTGAGTGGGCAGGCTCGATGCCCCTTTGATGCCACCCAGTCCAACGTGGCCATCTTTGCAG AGGGCAGCCTATACTCAGCCACAGCTGCGGATTTCCAGGCCAGTGATGCTGTGGTTTACAGAAGCCTTGGGCCTCAGCCCCCACTCCGCTCGGCCAAGTACGACTCCAAGTGGCTCAGAG AGCCACACTTCGTCCATGCCTTGGAGCACGGAGACCATGTCTACTTCTTCTTCCGAGAGGTCTCAGTGGAGGATGCTCGGCTGGGAAGG gtgcAGTTCTCCAGGGTGGCCCGAGTATGTAAACGTGACATGGGCGGCTCACCTCGGGCCTTGGACCGCCACTGGACATCCTTCCTGAAGCTGCGGCTCAACTGCTCTGTTCCTGGAGATTCTACCTTCTATTTTGACGTCTTACAGGCCTTAACTGGGCCTGTGAACTTGTATGGCCGCTCTGCTCTCTTTGGGGTCTTCACCACGCAGACCAATAG CATCCCTGGCTCTGCGGTCTGTGCCTTCTACCTGGATGATATCGAGCATGCATTTGAGGGCAAGTTCAAGGAGCAGAGGAGTCTGGATGGGGCCTGGACACCTGTATCTGAAGACAGGGTTCCCTCCCCCAG GCCAGGATCCTGTGCAGGTGTAGGTGTGGCTGCCTTGTTCCCCTCTTCCAGAGATCTCCCTGACGACGTCCTGACCTTTATCAAGGCTCACCCACTGCTGGACCCGGCCGTGCCACCTGCTACCCATCAGCCTCTGCTCACCCTCACCAGCAG GGCTCTACTGACCCAGTTAGCTGTGGATGGTAGGGCTGGTCCCTACGGTAACACCACAGTCCTGTTCCTGGGCTCCGAAGATGGGACAGTGCTGAAGGTACTGCCCCCAGGGGGGCCATCAGGGGGCCCTGAGCCCATCCTGTTGGAAGAAATCAATGCCTACAGCCCTGCCAG GTGCAGTGGGAAGCGGGCGGCCCAAACGGCAAGGCGGGTCATAGGGCTGGAGCTGGACACTGAAGGTCACAGGCTCTTTGTGGCTTTTTCTGGCTGCATCATCTACCTCCCTCTCAGTCGGTGTGCCCGGCACGGGGCCTGTCAGAG GAGCTGTCTGGCTTCTCAGGACCCATACTGTGGATGGCACAGCTCCAGAGGCTGTGTGGATATCAGGGGACCCGGTGG GACTGATGTGGATCCGGCTGGGAACCAGGAATCCACGGAGCACAGTGACTGCCAAG ATGGAGCTACTGGGAGTCAGTCTGGTACAGGGGATTCTGCTTATG CAGGCGTGCGCCGGGACCtccccccagcctcagcctcccTCTCCGTCCCCATCCCACTCCTCCTGGCCTGTGCTGCCGCAGCCTTCGCTCTGGGCGCCTCGGTCTCTGGCCTCCTGGTCTCCTGCGCGTGCCGCCGAGCCCACCGACGTCGGAGCAAGGACGTCGAGACTCCGGGGCTCCCGCGCCCTCTCTCCCTTCGCAGCTTGGCCCGGCTGCACGGTGCGGGCCCGGAGCCGCCGCAGTCCAAGGACGGAGACGGGGCGCAGCCGCCCCAGCTCTACAccaccttcctgcctccccccgAGGGCGTGGCCCCGCCGGAGCTGGCCTGCCTGCCCACGCCGGAGTCCACGCCCGAGCTGCCGGCCAAGCACCTCCGCCACGCCGGGGGCCCCTGGGAGTGGAACCAGAACGGGAACAATGCCAAGGAGGGCCAGGGCCGCGCGCGGGGCGGGAACGCGGCGGGCGGCCCCGCGCCCCGCGTGCTGGTgaggccgccgccgcccggcTGTCCCGGGCAGGCGGTGGAGGTCACCACCCTGGAAGAACTGCTGCGCTACCTGCACGGTCCGCAGCCACCCAGGAAGGGGGCCGAGCCCCTGGCCGCGGCCGCGTTTACCTCGCGGGCGCTCCCGCCGgaacccagccccacccccaccctgttcgcgggccccagcctcctgccccggGAGTGTGGCCCGCCGTTGAGGCTGGACGTGCCCCCCGAGGGCAAGTGCGCGGCCCCCTCCACGCGGCCCGCCCTCTCCGCCCCCGCTCCCCGGCTAGGGGTCGGAGGCGGCCGCAGAACGCCCTTCCCCACGCATCGTGCCCCCCCGGCCCTGCTCACTCGGGTCCCCTCGGGGGGCCCCTCCAGGTACTGTGGGGGGCCCGGGAGACATCTTCTGTACCTGGGCCGGCCGGAGGGCTATCGGGGCCGCGCCCTAAAGAGGGTGGACGTCGAGAAGCCGCAGCTGCCCCCGAAGCCGCCCCTCGTCGCGCCCTCCCCCCCGCCGGCCATCCCCAACGGCAgccattttcacttttaa
- the SEMA6C gene encoding semaphorin-6C isoform X3 translates to MPRAPRFMPLLLLLLSLPHTQAAFPQDPLPLLTSDLQGTSPLSWFRGLEDDAVVAELGLDFQRFLTLNRTLLVAARDHVFSFDLQAQEAGEGLVPNKYLTWRSQDMENCVVRGKLTDECHNYIRVLVPWDSQTLLACGTNSFSPVCRSYGITSLQQEGEELSGQARCPFDATQSNVAIFAEGSLYSATAADFQASDAVVYRSLGPQPPLRSAKYDSKWLREPHFVHALEHGDHVYFFFREVSVEDARLGRVQFSRVARVCKRDMGGSPRALDRHWTSFLKLRLNCSVPGDSTFYFDVLQALTGPVNLYGRSALFGVFTTQTNSIPGSAVCAFYLDDIEHAFEGKFKEQRSLDGAWTPVSEDRVPSPRPGSCAGVGVAALFPSSRDLPDDVLTFIKAHPLLDPAVPPATHQPLLTLTSRALLTQLAVDGRAGPYGNTTVLFLGSEDGTVLKVLPPGGPSGGPEPILLEEINAYSPARCSGKRAAQTARRVIGLELDTEGHRLFVAFSGCIIYLPLSRCARHGACQRSCLASQDPYCGWHSSRGCVDIRGPGGTDVDPAGNQESTEHSDCQDGATGSQSGTGDSAYGVRRDLPPASASLSVPIPLLLACAAAAFALGASVSGLLVSCACRRAHRRRSKDVETPGLPRPLSLRSLARLHGAGPEPPQSKDGDGAQPPQLYTTFLPPPEGVAPPELACLPTPESTPELPAKHLRHAGGPWEWNQNGNNAKEGQGRARGGNAAGGPAPRVLVRPPPPGCPGQAVEVTTLEELLRYLHGPQPPRKGAEPLAAAAFTSRALPPEPSPTPTLFAGPSLLPRECGPPLRLDVPPEGKCAAPSTRPALSAPAPRLGVGGGRRTPFPTHRAPPALLTRVPSGGPSRYCGGPGRHLLYLGRPEGYRGRALKRVDVEKPQLPPKPPLVAPSPPPAIPNGSHFHF, encoded by the exons ATGCCCCGTGCCCCCCGCTTCATGCCcttgctgctcctgctgctctcACTTCCCCATACCCAGGCTGCCTTCCCCCAGGACCCCCTCCCTCTGCTGACCTCTGACCTGCAAG GGACTTCCCCATTATCCTGGTTCCGGGGCCTGGAGGATGATGCTGTGGTTGCCGAACTTGGGCTGGACTTTCAGAGATTCCTAACCTTGAACCGGACCTTGCTAGTGGCTGCCCG GGATCACGTTTTCTCCTTCGATCTTCAAgcccaggaggcaggggaggggctggtgcCCAACAAG TATCTAACATGGCGGAGCCAAGACATGGAGAACTGTGTTGTGCGGGGAAAGCTGACG GACGAGTGCCACAACTATATTCGTGTTCTTGTTCCCTGGGACTCCCAGACACTCCTTGCCTGTGGAACGAACTCATTCAGCCCCGTGTGCCGCAGCTATGGG ATAACTTCGCTGCAGCAGGAGGGTGAAGAGCTGAGTGGGCAGGCTCGATGCCCCTTTGATGCCACCCAGTCCAACGTGGCCATCTTTGCAG AGGGCAGCCTATACTCAGCCACAGCTGCGGATTTCCAGGCCAGTGATGCTGTGGTTTACAGAAGCCTTGGGCCTCAGCCCCCACTCCGCTCGGCCAAGTACGACTCCAAGTGGCTCAGAG AGCCACACTTCGTCCATGCCTTGGAGCACGGAGACCATGTCTACTTCTTCTTCCGAGAGGTCTCAGTGGAGGATGCTCGGCTGGGAAGG gtgcAGTTCTCCAGGGTGGCCCGAGTATGTAAACGTGACATGGGCGGCTCACCTCGGGCCTTGGACCGCCACTGGACATCCTTCCTGAAGCTGCGGCTCAACTGCTCTGTTCCTGGAGATTCTACCTTCTATTTTGACGTCTTACAGGCCTTAACTGGGCCTGTGAACTTGTATGGCCGCTCTGCTCTCTTTGGGGTCTTCACCACGCAGACCAATAG CATCCCTGGCTCTGCGGTCTGTGCCTTCTACCTGGATGATATCGAGCATGCATTTGAGGGCAAGTTCAAGGAGCAGAGGAGTCTGGATGGGGCCTGGACACCTGTATCTGAAGACAGGGTTCCCTCCCCCAG GCCAGGATCCTGTGCAGGTGTAGGTGTGGCTGCCTTGTTCCCCTCTTCCAGAGATCTCCCTGACGACGTCCTGACCTTTATCAAGGCTCACCCACTGCTGGACCCGGCCGTGCCACCTGCTACCCATCAGCCTCTGCTCACCCTCACCAGCAG GGCTCTACTGACCCAGTTAGCTGTGGATGGTAGGGCTGGTCCCTACGGTAACACCACAGTCCTGTTCCTGGGCTCCGAAGATGGGACAGTGCTGAAGGTACTGCCCCCAGGGGGGCCATCAGGGGGCCCTGAGCCCATCCTGTTGGAAGAAATCAATGCCTACAGCCCTGCCAG GTGCAGTGGGAAGCGGGCGGCCCAAACGGCAAGGCGGGTCATAGGGCTGGAGCTGGACACTGAAGGTCACAGGCTCTTTGTGGCTTTTTCTGGCTGCATCATCTACCTCCCTCTCAGTCGGTGTGCCCGGCACGGGGCCTGTCAGAG GAGCTGTCTGGCTTCTCAGGACCCATACTGTGGATGGCACAGCTCCAGAGGCTGTGTGGATATCAGGGGACCCGGTGG GACTGATGTGGATCCGGCTGGGAACCAGGAATCCACGGAGCACAGTGACTGCCAAG ATGGAGCTACTGGGAGTCAGTCTGGTACAGGGGATTCTGCTTATG GCGTGCGCCGGGACCtccccccagcctcagcctcccTCTCCGTCCCCATCCCACTCCTCCTGGCCTGTGCTGCCGCAGCCTTCGCTCTGGGCGCCTCGGTCTCTGGCCTCCTGGTCTCCTGCGCGTGCCGCCGAGCCCACCGACGTCGGAGCAAGGACGTCGAGACTCCGGGGCTCCCGCGCCCTCTCTCCCTTCGCAGCTTGGCCCGGCTGCACGGTGCGGGCCCGGAGCCGCCGCAGTCCAAGGACGGAGACGGGGCGCAGCCGCCCCAGCTCTACAccaccttcctgcctccccccgAGGGCGTGGCCCCGCCGGAGCTGGCCTGCCTGCCCACGCCGGAGTCCACGCCCGAGCTGCCGGCCAAGCACCTCCGCCACGCCGGGGGCCCCTGGGAGTGGAACCAGAACGGGAACAATGCCAAGGAGGGCCAGGGCCGCGCGCGGGGCGGGAACGCGGCGGGCGGCCCCGCGCCCCGCGTGCTGGTgaggccgccgccgcccggcTGTCCCGGGCAGGCGGTGGAGGTCACCACCCTGGAAGAACTGCTGCGCTACCTGCACGGTCCGCAGCCACCCAGGAAGGGGGCCGAGCCCCTGGCCGCGGCCGCGTTTACCTCGCGGGCGCTCCCGCCGgaacccagccccacccccaccctgttcgcgggccccagcctcctgccccggGAGTGTGGCCCGCCGTTGAGGCTGGACGTGCCCCCCGAGGGCAAGTGCGCGGCCCCCTCCACGCGGCCCGCCCTCTCCGCCCCCGCTCCCCGGCTAGGGGTCGGAGGCGGCCGCAGAACGCCCTTCCCCACGCATCGTGCCCCCCCGGCCCTGCTCACTCGGGTCCCCTCGGGGGGCCCCTCCAGGTACTGTGGGGGGCCCGGGAGACATCTTCTGTACCTGGGCCGGCCGGAGGGCTATCGGGGCCGCGCCCTAAAGAGGGTGGACGTCGAGAAGCCGCAGCTGCCCCCGAAGCCGCCCCTCGTCGCGCCCTCCCCCCCGCCGGCCATCCCCAACGGCAgccattttcacttttaa
- the SEMA6C gene encoding semaphorin-6C isoform X1 has product MPRAPRFMPLLLLLLSLPHTQAAFPQDPLPLLTSDLQGTSPLSWFRGLEDDAVVAELGLDFQRFLTLNRTLLVAARDHVFSFDLQAQEAGEGLVPNKYLTWRSQDMENCVVRGKLTDECHNYIRVLVPWDSQTLLACGTNSFSPVCRSYGITSLQQEGEELSGQARCPFDATQSNVAIFAEGSLYSATAADFQASDAVVYRSLGPQPPLRSAKYDSKWLREPHFVHALEHGDHVYFFFREVSVEDARLGRVQFSRVARVCKRDMGGSPRALDRHWTSFLKLRLNCSVPGDSTFYFDVLQALTGPVNLYGRSALFGVFTTQTNSIPGSAVCAFYLDDIEHAFEGKFKEQRSLDGAWTPVSEDRVPSPRPGSCAGVGVAALFPSSRDLPDDVLTFIKAHPLLDPAVPPATHQPLLTLTSRALLTQLAVDGRAGPYGNTTVLFLGSEDGTVLKVLPPGGPSGGPEPILLEEINAYSPARCSGKRAAQTARRVIGLELDTEGHRLFVAFSGCIIYLPLSRCARHGACQRSCLASQDPYCGWHSSRGCVDIRGPGGTDVDPAGNQESTEHSDCQDGATGSQSGTGDSAYVLLGPGPSPETPSPLSDAHPRPQSSTIGAHTQGVRRDLPPASASLSVPIPLLLACAAAAFALGASVSGLLVSCACRRAHRRRSKDVETPGLPRPLSLRSLARLHGAGPEPPQSKDGDGAQPPQLYTTFLPPPEGVAPPELACLPTPESTPELPAKHLRHAGGPWEWNQNGNNAKEGQGRARGGNAAGGPAPRVLVRPPPPGCPGQAVEVTTLEELLRYLHGPQPPRKGAEPLAAAAFTSRALPPEPSPTPTLFAGPSLLPRECGPPLRLDVPPEGKCAAPSTRPALSAPAPRLGVGGGRRTPFPTHRAPPALLTRVPSGGPSRYCGGPGRHLLYLGRPEGYRGRALKRVDVEKPQLPPKPPLVAPSPPPAIPNGSHFHF; this is encoded by the exons ATGCCCCGTGCCCCCCGCTTCATGCCcttgctgctcctgctgctctcACTTCCCCATACCCAGGCTGCCTTCCCCCAGGACCCCCTCCCTCTGCTGACCTCTGACCTGCAAG GGACTTCCCCATTATCCTGGTTCCGGGGCCTGGAGGATGATGCTGTGGTTGCCGAACTTGGGCTGGACTTTCAGAGATTCCTAACCTTGAACCGGACCTTGCTAGTGGCTGCCCG GGATCACGTTTTCTCCTTCGATCTTCAAgcccaggaggcaggggaggggctggtgcCCAACAAG TATCTAACATGGCGGAGCCAAGACATGGAGAACTGTGTTGTGCGGGGAAAGCTGACG GACGAGTGCCACAACTATATTCGTGTTCTTGTTCCCTGGGACTCCCAGACACTCCTTGCCTGTGGAACGAACTCATTCAGCCCCGTGTGCCGCAGCTATGGG ATAACTTCGCTGCAGCAGGAGGGTGAAGAGCTGAGTGGGCAGGCTCGATGCCCCTTTGATGCCACCCAGTCCAACGTGGCCATCTTTGCAG AGGGCAGCCTATACTCAGCCACAGCTGCGGATTTCCAGGCCAGTGATGCTGTGGTTTACAGAAGCCTTGGGCCTCAGCCCCCACTCCGCTCGGCCAAGTACGACTCCAAGTGGCTCAGAG AGCCACACTTCGTCCATGCCTTGGAGCACGGAGACCATGTCTACTTCTTCTTCCGAGAGGTCTCAGTGGAGGATGCTCGGCTGGGAAGG gtgcAGTTCTCCAGGGTGGCCCGAGTATGTAAACGTGACATGGGCGGCTCACCTCGGGCCTTGGACCGCCACTGGACATCCTTCCTGAAGCTGCGGCTCAACTGCTCTGTTCCTGGAGATTCTACCTTCTATTTTGACGTCTTACAGGCCTTAACTGGGCCTGTGAACTTGTATGGCCGCTCTGCTCTCTTTGGGGTCTTCACCACGCAGACCAATAG CATCCCTGGCTCTGCGGTCTGTGCCTTCTACCTGGATGATATCGAGCATGCATTTGAGGGCAAGTTCAAGGAGCAGAGGAGTCTGGATGGGGCCTGGACACCTGTATCTGAAGACAGGGTTCCCTCCCCCAG GCCAGGATCCTGTGCAGGTGTAGGTGTGGCTGCCTTGTTCCCCTCTTCCAGAGATCTCCCTGACGACGTCCTGACCTTTATCAAGGCTCACCCACTGCTGGACCCGGCCGTGCCACCTGCTACCCATCAGCCTCTGCTCACCCTCACCAGCAG GGCTCTACTGACCCAGTTAGCTGTGGATGGTAGGGCTGGTCCCTACGGTAACACCACAGTCCTGTTCCTGGGCTCCGAAGATGGGACAGTGCTGAAGGTACTGCCCCCAGGGGGGCCATCAGGGGGCCCTGAGCCCATCCTGTTGGAAGAAATCAATGCCTACAGCCCTGCCAG GTGCAGTGGGAAGCGGGCGGCCCAAACGGCAAGGCGGGTCATAGGGCTGGAGCTGGACACTGAAGGTCACAGGCTCTTTGTGGCTTTTTCTGGCTGCATCATCTACCTCCCTCTCAGTCGGTGTGCCCGGCACGGGGCCTGTCAGAG GAGCTGTCTGGCTTCTCAGGACCCATACTGTGGATGGCACAGCTCCAGAGGCTGTGTGGATATCAGGGGACCCGGTGG GACTGATGTGGATCCGGCTGGGAACCAGGAATCCACGGAGCACAGTGACTGCCAAG ATGGAGCTACTGGGAGTCAGTCTGGTACAGGGGATTCTGCTTATG TGCTTCTGGGTCCTGGCCCTTCCCCTgagacccccagccccctcagTGATGCCCACCCCCGGCCCCAGTCTTCCACTATTGGAGCTCACACTCAGG GCGTGCGCCGGGACCtccccccagcctcagcctcccTCTCCGTCCCCATCCCACTCCTCCTGGCCTGTGCTGCCGCAGCCTTCGCTCTGGGCGCCTCGGTCTCTGGCCTCCTGGTCTCCTGCGCGTGCCGCCGAGCCCACCGACGTCGGAGCAAGGACGTCGAGACTCCGGGGCTCCCGCGCCCTCTCTCCCTTCGCAGCTTGGCCCGGCTGCACGGTGCGGGCCCGGAGCCGCCGCAGTCCAAGGACGGAGACGGGGCGCAGCCGCCCCAGCTCTACAccaccttcctgcctccccccgAGGGCGTGGCCCCGCCGGAGCTGGCCTGCCTGCCCACGCCGGAGTCCACGCCCGAGCTGCCGGCCAAGCACCTCCGCCACGCCGGGGGCCCCTGGGAGTGGAACCAGAACGGGAACAATGCCAAGGAGGGCCAGGGCCGCGCGCGGGGCGGGAACGCGGCGGGCGGCCCCGCGCCCCGCGTGCTGGTgaggccgccgccgcccggcTGTCCCGGGCAGGCGGTGGAGGTCACCACCCTGGAAGAACTGCTGCGCTACCTGCACGGTCCGCAGCCACCCAGGAAGGGGGCCGAGCCCCTGGCCGCGGCCGCGTTTACCTCGCGGGCGCTCCCGCCGgaacccagccccacccccaccctgttcgcgggccccagcctcctgccccggGAGTGTGGCCCGCCGTTGAGGCTGGACGTGCCCCCCGAGGGCAAGTGCGCGGCCCCCTCCACGCGGCCCGCCCTCTCCGCCCCCGCTCCCCGGCTAGGGGTCGGAGGCGGCCGCAGAACGCCCTTCCCCACGCATCGTGCCCCCCCGGCCCTGCTCACTCGGGTCCCCTCGGGGGGCCCCTCCAGGTACTGTGGGGGGCCCGGGAGACATCTTCTGTACCTGGGCCGGCCGGAGGGCTATCGGGGCCGCGCCCTAAAGAGGGTGGACGTCGAGAAGCCGCAGCTGCCCCCGAAGCCGCCCCTCGTCGCGCCCTCCCCCCCGCCGGCCATCCCCAACGGCAgccattttcacttttaa